In Monodelphis domestica isolate mMonDom1 chromosome 4, mMonDom1.pri, whole genome shotgun sequence, one DNA window encodes the following:
- the ATP5MC3 gene encoding ATP synthase F(0) complex subunit C3, mitochondrial — translation MFACAKLACSPALIRAGSRIVYRPISAAVLSRPEVRTGEGNTVSNGAQNRVSQLALREFQTSAISRDVDTAAKFIGAGAATVGVAGSGAGIGTVFGSLIIGYARNPSLKQQLFSYAILGFALSEAMGLFCLMVAFLILFAL, via the exons ATGTTCGCCTGCGCCAAGCTCGCCTGCTCCCCGGCGCTG atccGTGCTGGATCCAGAATTGTATACAGACCAATTTCTGCAGCAGTGTTGTCTCGACCAGAGGTCAGGACTGGAGAG ggcAACACAGTATCTAATGGGGCCCAGAACAGGGTGTCTCAGCTAGCACTAAGGGAGTTCCAGACCAGTGCTATCAGCAGAGACGTTGATACTGCTGCCAAATTTATTGGTGCAGGTGCTGCCACAGTAGGAGTGGCTGGTTCTGGTGCTGGTATTGGAACTGTCTTTGGTTCTCTCATTATTGGTTATGCCAG aaacCCCTCACTGAAGCAGCAGCTGTTCTCATATGCTATCCTGGGATTCGCCTTGTCTGAAGCTATGGGTCTCTTTTGTTTGATGGTTGCTTTCTTGATCTTGTTTGCCCTGTAA